A section of the Mycteria americana isolate JAX WOST 10 ecotype Jacksonville Zoo and Gardens chromosome 19, USCA_MyAme_1.0, whole genome shotgun sequence genome encodes:
- the NHERF4 gene encoding Na(+)/H(+) exchange regulatory cofactor NHE-RF4 isoform X4: MAPQPGCAGAPPQLRFCGSWLPVPAACPRRVFPELLAQERCGGQSKRDIPSWLSPRKRRYWSCGSRWPFLRGTGLPTEGLGRVGGRRCCCTNVASPALYHFRKFEFNPKDGIDNPALSLAEDTDGEGVGEPRFYLLSKGSTETFGFCLHKELGCQGHIIRQVELGGLAQRRGLQDGDRLLQVNGHFVDDMDHCRVVQKIKASGNQVLLAVLDGDSYEAAKALGRDLSQMLPADIRPRLCHITQDKSGFGFSVSGPKGVKGTFQLSVRQDGPAERAGVPPGSWLLELNGASVRSYSHTQLIRKVRAPSTGGWGTRAGNVAERPVFPIQLKQSGSKVTLLVASSAVEEFYRLRGLRVMAALADTSWLPFKVRELHMVKGPAGYGFLLKEDDCSSGATEPSPGGAEEAAPGVLAVEAHPASSQAPTHSALTQATSSPSVPPARLPGEHSTAQRDCCMHSCCVSVPTTGLAASHLPETHLH; this comes from the exons ATGGCCCCACAaccgggctgtgctggggcacCTCCTCAGCTGAGGTTCTGTGGGTCATGGCTGCCagtcccagctgcctgccccaggaggGTCTTCCCTGAGTTGTTAGCTCAGGAGAGATGTGGGGGACAGTCCAAGAGGGACATCCCCTCCTGGCTTTCCCCAAGGAAGAGGAGGTACTGGAGCTGTGGCAGCCGCTGGCCCTTTCTGAGAGGAACAGGGCTCCCCACAgaagggctggggagggtggggggaaggcgaTGCTGCTGCACTAATGTGGCCTCTCCTGCCCTTTATCATTtcagaaaatttgaatttaaCCCCAAAGATGGGATCGACAACCCTGCCTTGTCGCTGGCCGAGGACACAG ATGGCGAGGGCGTGGGGGAGCCCCGCTTCTACCTTCTGAGCAAGGGCAGCACGGAGACCTTCGGCTTCTGCCTCCACAAGGAGCTGGGCTGCCAGGGCCACATCATCCGGCAGGTAGAGCTGGGGGGGCTGGCACAGCGCAgagggctgcaggatggggaCCGGCTCCTCCAGGTCAATGGCCACTTCGTGGATGACATGGACCACTGCAGG GTGGTGCAGAAGATCAAGGCCAGCGGGAACCAGGTCCTCCTGGCAGTGCTGGACGGCGACTCCTATGAAGCAGCCAAAGCTCTGGGCAGGGACCTGTCCCAGATGCTGCCGGCTGACATCCGCCCACGCCTCTGCCACATCACACAGGACAAAAGTGGTTTTGGCTTCAGTGTGTCGGGTCCAAAAG GTGTGAAGGGCACCTTCCAGCTGTCCGTGCGGCAGGATGGGCCAGCGGAGAGAGCAGGGGTGCCACCAGGCTCCTGGCTCCTGGAGCTGAACGGGGCCAGCGTGAGGAGCTACTCACACACGCAGCTCATCCGAAAGGTGCGTGCTCCCAGCACAGGTGGGTGGGGGACCAGAGCTGGCAACGTTGCTGAGCGCCCTGTGTTTCCCATACAGCTTAAGCAGAGCGGCAGCAAGGTGACGTTGCTGGTGGCATCCAGTGCTGTGGAGGAGTTCTACCGCCTGCGGGGCCTGCGGGTCATGGCTGCCTTGGCGGATACCTCCTGGCTCCCCTTCAAGGTCCGGGAGCTGCACATGGTGAAGGGTCCGGCTGGCTACGGGTTTCTGCTTAAAGAGGATGACTGCAGCTCAGGGGCCACAG AGCCCTcaccaggaggagcagaggaggctGCACCAGGCGTTCTAGCAGTCGAGGCAcaccctgcctccagccaggctcCCACACACAGCGCCTTGACCCAGGCCACGTCCAGCCCGTCGgtgccccccgcccggctccccggAGAGCACAGCACTGCTCAGCGTGACTGTTGCATGCACAGCTGCTGTGTCTCTGTGCCCACGACGGGGCTCGCAGCATCACACCTCCCAGAGACTCATCTCCACTGA